The sequence below is a genomic window from Pagrus major chromosome 20, Pma_NU_1.0.
GCTCCATGGGGAGGACATGTTTATGTGTCTCACATCATAATAGATCAACAGTGACATGTTTCAGCACAGTGCCTTCTCCAGAGCGTTTACATGTGACTATTTTGGCCTTAACTTGAGATGTGTTGCTCTGTTATGTTTTTTGGAATATGCTCAGTAGATGTTTGAAATTCCATTGTTGGAGCACAAAATCAATTCAGTTCAGCTTAAAATCGACGGCCACGCACATGAATCCTGTCAATTATATTTCCAGACGATTCACAAACTGCTGTGACACTATGTTGGTGTAAATCACAGGCCTGAATTCCTCTGCTAACGTGTGGCGAACAGTTGaaactaaaatacaaaataaaaatgtgattcatgtgaaaaaaacatgttgaagttACTTGTTTACACCCCcagtttctattattttgtccatacAGTTTGAGGGCCGGCTACATAACAGAAACACCTCACACACAATCCATCCTCCAAAAGGTCAATAAAGTTAACATCAAGACTTCTCTGAGACAGCGTAAACAAAACTGAACGTTATAGCATTATTGCAGGAATGTATAATACGGTATTATCTAAGGTAAGGTGTActtaataaactggcaactgagtgtagttaactagggctgcaactaacattGATTTTCAATTTTGAGCaatttggtgaatattttctttatcaaacaaaaatagttaaaaatgcCAATCATAATTTTCTTAAGCCCTTGCTGACATCTCCAGAACACTTGCTTCATCTAACGGTCGGTCCAAAACCTTTAGACATTTACTTTACCGTcacattaaaaaggaaaataaaaaattctcaGTTGCGAAGCTGAAATAAGGGGCTgattggtacttttactttaacattGACAGACATGCCTGGTATAAACTGGTCTGTACTTTCTGCGCActcaaactttttaaaacagtttaccCCCTGCTGATTTACTTTTACAGAGAATTTACATgtcacaaaactttattttaagttGTGGTATGAATAAGGTGGAAATTGCTGCCAGCAGTCTTCCTGTACCAACAAAACGTGTTCTCAAAATGTGTGAATTGTTAGTCGAGGGTCATTTATTAGCGTTCCAGGAGTCGTGGTGGATATTTAGGCATAATGAGTCTATCACCCGAACACCTGAATGGACTTAATGATGTCAGCAatgcaaatcatttttaacttttCACAAAGTACTTATTGTAATTTTCGGCTTCCTGTTCCCCAGATGTGTTATTAATGACTAAACCCCTGAACCTCTTACAGTGGGACTTGAATAAGGCCTGATAGAAAGCCTTTTCCTTCAGTGCTGTGCCTTTATGCTGCTGGACACCACCGGCTGTGAATAACTCCTCTGTGCTGCCTCGACCTCACAGAATGTAACTAAATCCAGTCCCtactttgtattttaaaatgataaccTATTGAAATGAGATGCAATTACGGAGTTCCTGCTCAACAACActagaaaaacatgaaaggaGTTACAAAAAGTGGATGAAAGATGTAATGAAAGAGGCATCGGGAAGCTGTGCAGTGACTACTCTGAATAGCATTTTGCGGGAACAACAACCGTTCAGCTGTGACGTGTCGTTAAGCGTCGCTGCAACCCTCATGTGAGGTCAAAGTGATGTTTTGAAGGAGTCGGAACAGAAGTCGTTCAGGGAAAGGCTCCACTTTGATCTGCATAAGCATCTGGCTCATGTTTGTGCCAGACATAGTGTTGATTCTTACTGCCAAGATAGAAAGTGACAATAAGACATTAAGATCATTTGGAGCGCTTAAACCCCATGTATTAGCTCGCAAGATTAACGTCCATATTTATTGTTGTGTGACCGTCCAGCCAAGTAGCCTCAGGTTTGTGCTTTTTGTGCAGTTATAATCACATATTCAGTTTTAATAGAGGGGTCGAGATGTGATCCTGAACGctcttttcttttaatgaatGGGCTACTGAGGCTTGAGCAGCACGGCCTAAATGCCCCAAGGTGAAGACATCCTGTTTGTGTTGAACTTGTGGACCCTATACCTGTGAATGGGTACGCTCCGTTATTAGCTCCATTTCCATGTCCATGGTCTTTGGCAGCCTTCAGCTCGGTGCCATTGGTGTGTTCGATCAAGGCGACCATGACCACGTGAACGCTCAAACCAATTATGGCCCCTGGCAGTGGCTTACGACCAGGCTCATCTTGTGTAGAGGGATTTTGGCAAATTGGATCAGGCTACTTACAGGGGCTTAGCATGACGTACTGCAACTTTGAGTTTAATCATGAGGATCCTCGGCAATCCTCCACCTCTCCAGGAGAAACGAACACAACTATTAGCTTCACCTGTGTgttaaagaaggaaaaaaaggtaaaagttgGGGGAAATAACGCTTCAAGAAAGTTCAAGTGTCTGTCACAATGGGAGAGGAGTTAGCTTCGGAGAAATAACACTTCTTGGCTGTTCCCGGGTCATCCTGGGTTCTTCATCTCTGCTCCCTTGCTGTGGGATGGATTACAGGCTGAGCTGACTCTCCTGCCCCGTTGGAACATCCAGATAGCGAAGAGACTGGAAAACAGGAGCTGCAGGTTGGCGCATTCAAGAACATTTCCCTGAACTAAGGGGCTAACTGGAAATTTTATAGCTCCTGCTGTTCTAGATTATCATCGACTCTCTTCTTCACAGGCGAGGACGCGTCACAGCTTGAAAAATGGCTTTGATGTTGGTCAAGTTCGACCTGAAGAAGCGAGTGAAGCTCGCTCAGACGGTCTGGTTCATGTACTGGTTCGCCGTAATGGCCGGCGTGCTGGTCTTCAGCATGGGCCTGTTCTTTAAGATCGAGCTGCGAAAGCGCTCAGAACTCATGGACAACAACGAGAGCCACTTCTTGCCCAACCTGCTCATAATCATGGGTCTAATAGCCTGCGGCATCAACGCCTTGGGAGGCAAAATCTGCTACGACTCGCTGGATCCTACCAAGTTCGTGAAGTGGAAGCCCATTTTGAAGAACTTCCTGGTGCTCTGCGTTGTGTTCAACTGCCTGCTGATCGTGACGGCCGTGCTGTGCTTCTTGATGAGGATCCCCCTGCAGTTCACCCTGGCCGAGGGGCTGAGGAACGGCATGAAGTTCTACAAGGACACGGACACGCCGGGTCGCTGCTACATGAAGAGGACCCTGGACCTGATGCAGATGGAGTTTCGCTGCTGCGGAAATGACAACTTCAGAGATTGGTTCGAGATTCAGTGGGTTAGCAACCGCTACCTTGATTTCAGCGCAAAGGAAGTGAAAGAGTAAGTGAGAAGGATTCATgattatctttttaaatgttagaGATCATTAATGTTTGATGTGACAGAGATCATCAGTGAGTGTTTCAAGGTGGATCGGTACTTTAGGTACAGAGGCAGAGTTCAGTCTAAGTGGATTTGAAGGTAGGTCAGAGAAGGTGTATTACTCACTTTCGTCCATGAAGGATTACCGTCAAAGAAATGGTGACAGAAATAGGTTGCAAAAGGGGTCGTGGCATTGGGGGCTGCAAGGACGGAAGAGGTTACTAGGCAGTTTTATGGATAAAGGTGGGAGGAGGGACTTTGGTGATTAGGTCCAGAAAAAGATACACAAGTTCAAAAAGGCATGAGAGGGATTAAAGGTTCATGAATCCAATCTATTGTCAGTGATATGAGGTCTCTGTGTGAGAACTTGTTAATATCGACACTGATTTTGGGCAACAAGCGGCAGTTTCAACTTTGTAAAGACAGTTGTGACCAGGACATTTCTGAGCGTTAATTAGAGTTTAATCTGAAGGATTACAGTGTGGATGTCCTTCAGGAATCAGTGTCCTGTCCAATCAGCAGAGGACCTGGCAACACTCCAGGGACAGCACTgtccaacaaaacaaagtgtagctatgattttaaaatcattataaAGATTGGCTGCCTGATTACaataaaagtaaacagtaaCACATTGAAAACTTGACAAGTGTAGAGCGATAAGGTATCTATGAACGACCCATTtaaaaattctgtcattttcaaCCAAGTCCTTCAAATCCTCACTTAATGATCCTAAATGTCAGCACATCTAGAACTCTCCTGTATAGTGTGgtacttcctgtttgttctgtgaCGTTATTTTGATGGTTCTAGAAATCGCTGATCCATATCCAACCTCCTTAGTTCTTAATGATCTAATTGTACGTTTCCACTGACCAACCACAATCAATCACATGTGAGCACTGACACAGTTATGCTCCTGTGCGCcagaaaacgtttttttttatctatttatatgaAGACGtttagacattttgaaaaagaagattTGGGGTCGAACCCTTTAGGTAAAATCTGATTGTACGAAACGATTGTAATTGAACATAATATAAGAGATGATGAAGTGGTTCTGATTATTTTTGCCAATGACAATACTGGTCAACTTCTACAGGTGATAAACTGAGCAGAATTTGATTAAATTAGTTTGATCCAGTaactgaaaagataaaaataatctgTATCAACAATCATCACACCTTATAGTTATTTTGGTAGAAGTCTGACATTGCTACTTTTAGCCCCCACACACACTACAGGTGTAGTATGGCCAGTTCCTGACCTTTAATCTCACTCACCTTTCCCTTCATCCTCTCATAACATGACACCAACATGACACTTTGCCTCATCCTCTTAGCCGCATTGGGAGCAACGTGGACGGCCAGTATCTGATGGATGGAGTCCCGTTCAGCTGCTGTAACCCCAGCTCCCCCAGACCCTGCATCCAGGGCCAGATGACCAACAACACCGCCCACTACAGCTACGACCACTACACGGAGGAGCTCAACGTGTGGAAGCGCGGCTGCAGCGAGGCCATGCTGTCCTACTACGGAGGCATGATGAACACCATCGGAGCCCTGGTGGTGCTGGTCACGATGCTGGAGGTCAGGGCCAGCGATGCAtcggacacaaacacacaaacattcacacaaatgTGGTATCTTCCACGTCACTTCAGATAGtttcaattaaaaatgatgattgCTCCACCGTGGGTAGTTCACATGAAATATGGTGCGTTACATCAACCTTGGAAGTTGGAGattacacatacaaacacatacaaacactgaaGCAACACGTCCACAAATAGAAGTTGGACAGTGCTGTGCGTGACACCGACTTAATGAGACATTAATAAGACAGAAGTGCTGATAAACAGTATAATCTACAGCTTACACAGCTGTTGGTGCACAGAGCGGCCATCTTTGAGGTTTGGTAAGTGGATCTGACTTTACAAGTTGGTTATCCAACTTCAGGGAGTGTTTCAGTTGAAATAACCAGCTGGAAACACAGTAATTGTGACTTCCAGTTCAAATGCAGCGCAACATTAGCCTTCTTTAGTACTGCAGTCCTTTAATGGAGGTGGGGAAGTCAACCAGACCgacattttccaaaacaacCAGTTAGTCTTAATCGTTCAAGTCTTTTCTCCTGTAAAACCAGAACATAcggtttgaaaataaaacattaagcTCCCATTAATGTCACTTGGCCGAAGTTACTGCCCCCTGAGGCCGGATTGTGGAAAACACCCTCTGGTACATGAAGGTCAGCTGTAGAGGGTGTTTTTTCAAGGGGCAACGATGAGCCCATTCTTCACTGGATATCATATCTGAAAAGGGACACAAAGGTgacatttatgttttcttcGAGGGGTTTCAAAACATTATCTTTTGGTTTTACAAGAGAGAAGCTTTTAAGGATGAAGAATAACTGgtggaaaaatgttaaatgcttCCATAAGGTTGTTGAAACTGCAGTGGAGGAGACAATCCTCACTTTGCATTGATAAACTTTGTTTATAAAGGGCATGTTTTAAGACATATAAGACACAAGGAAAAACTCTCAGATCAATaattatgttaatattttttcatttcaaaagttATCTGCTGtgcagtttctttctttctttctttctttccttctttctttctttctttcaccaGGATGTCCCTTAAGATTTAAATCTCCAAGATAGCACACCATTATAAAATTAAAGAAACCATAGTCCATTAAAGAGAGAGTCAAAAAGGAGCACGATATACACAAgggacaacaaaaacataataccAAGTCCGACCAGAAATAACAAAATCATTAAGCTGTCGTCTGTTCTGAAGATTTTTCTACTATTAGCTCCCAAACAAGGTCACAAAAACATCTCGCTCGTATACTTTTGAAAACAGTCATCGGAGGTAAAGTAActataaaaaatacacattttttcgTGGAGGATTTCTTTGGTGATTCAATAAAACATTCAGATGCCTTACTTTAAACTCACAGAGGGCTCAGTACGATTGTTTAAGGCCTCCTAACGAGAAGTGAGGTGAGCATGCGAAGCTGTGACCCAGTTGGCGcttcctctcctcactcctcccCCATCTTAAATTCACTTATTGCATCTCCTTCCAAAACAACTCTATCCTCTTTACCTAAATatcactcctcctcctgcccccaCTGTGAGGTTACCCTGCACCACCTCTGGCAAATGCACGCACCTGCAGCTTACCTTCAGCATCTCACCTGCTACTTTCTACCAAAATCCTATCGCTGCCACATGGCACCTCACCTCTCCTCAACTTTCTCCTCCCTGAGCCTCCAATGCCGACATCTGCTGTTGTTTCCGTTAAGGTCCGAGAATCTGAACAGCAACGGACAGATGCACTCTCAGTCCAACAGAGAGACCCGTGCTCTAAAAAAAACTTGGATCTGGATTGTCCCAGAAGCTGATCAGACGCACAGTCGGAGGAATCCCAGATTTAGGAGCAGTTATGTAAGCGTCTCTGTGCTGACACAGATATCGGGTTCAGAGATGGAGTAATGGGTTAATCTCGGGGAGGTGACGGGGACGGACCCACTTCCTGGAGCTTGAGCTCTCTGAAGATCTGATCTGATGTCACTGTTTACAGtccttaaattaaattacaccTTAACACGTCTAATGATAGAGTACACCTCCAGGCTGTTGACTAGTTcaatatgtgtttatttttatacttttttatttttgtttccacacatacccacacacttccctttttaaaaagtcacacGTACACACCAAACACCTGACGTtacacagtttcacacatgcacCGACGCATGAAAAAATAACTCATGACCTCATTTTGTTGATATTAGTACGACTTGTTGTCGTCTAATTTATCTCGTCTCTTTGTGTTATGTCGCATTAAACTAAtcaaaaagaagaggaagagtttaaagatatttaaaggaCATTTAAAGTAGGACTGCAACTCAGTTATTTACATTATCGATGAATTTGCTGATTGTTGTCTTGATTTACTTGATTAAATAGAATAGTGAAAACGGCCGTCACAATTTAATTAAGTGCCTTGTTTTGTCAAATTCATTAACTTTACCATAATGTAAGACAATTTAAagcacatttgagaagctggatcAATaacatgtttggcatttttgcatGTAAAGTGACTAAAGAgatgactaatcgattaataaactgattgttgcagctctaattctTAAAAGTTATTAAATTTTGATGAAAAGTTATCAAGTTATGATgataatacacatttttaactaCTTTTCCTTTATAAACAATCTCAATCTTGATGATAGTGAGTTTCTTAGGTCAAATATTTTTGacttatttgaaatatttctccATATAAAGTTATTTTTCCATGTGTCTTTTGCAATTTGGAGACGAGCCACTTCATTCTGTACAATGACAATGAGCTTTATCAGCAATTATGGTTACATACAAGAAGATATTGTGATATCTGAGTGGCTCAGGTTCAGGTCGATCTGATATGTGTCCCTCTCAACTTCAGTTCGCGGTGACCATCGGCCTGCAGTACGTGAACAGCTCCCTGTCCACCCTGGTCAACCCAGAGGACCCGGAGAGCGAGAGCGAGGGCTGGATCCTGGAGAAGACGGTGAAGGAGACGTTCACTGACATCATGGACAAAATGAAGGCCATGGGCAAAGGCAGCAAagtggaggagggggacgaggcaGCGGTGGCCACGGTGAGCTGAGCGAACCCCCTCCTGCAAAAACTGACACCACTCCCACCTGAAGAGGAGCTGAGGGGGACGTGTGAGATTACAACGTTTTTCTACCAACATTTATTACGTAGACgctacctacacacacagatttggCTATGAACTCCTTTCCAAATGGACTCCTTGCATGAATAAATTATAAACTGTATGTCCAGACATAGAGAGAGATGAACAGTAAGAGTTATGGTAGgggtttcttttttcattttcaccgAATGAATCCATCTCAGGCTCCAACTTTTGCTTCACAACttacttttaaaagaaatttcCCGTTTTCATTCCAAGTCAGgtaaatgtgatgtgtgttgataaTTGTCAGACTCAAGATTGTATAACAAAAATGATAGTTTTGAAGTCCCTTTATGTCGCTTTTAAAAAGCAAATTTCTAGAAAAAAGGATGACGAAATAATGaatcataaaaatgtcacagaagctgctctgtagtccggtggtacggcagcagatactccTGTATCgcctgtcagacagcagcagggtaaACAGGCTGATAGAGATAAAAAGCTTGGTAAGTGTGAAAAGTTTTGGGGGATTGTCAGACGCAAGATTCAGCATCATTCAACAaccagctgctctgtagtctggtggcacGGCAGGTGATGCTCCTGTATCacctgtcagacagcagcagggtttTTTTGTGACCTGTTTAGCACTTTGGCTTGTAGCTCATACTGTATATAGACAAATCAAACTAAGTAAGACCTTTTTTTATACTCCAGTCCACCTTTGGATCCTCTGGATGAGCTCCTGAGATGGAGTAAAATGATGATTTGAATGAATCGGTATGAGTTATGTATGAATGTTGCAGCACGTGGTCGAAGAGTGAGGCACGAGAACTGGGACGTGAGCCCCGGGAGAGAAGCAAGGGCCAACTCCTCGAACCTGCGGAGGACGACTGAAATTGGCAGCTAAATCTTGGCTCCCGACCGCTGTACTGTAATCTCAGATCCTCGTTGGTGTTTTCCCTTTTGTGCATTCAGTATCTGTATATTGAcacgtatgtatgtatattcTAACAACCGGGTTTCTTTGTACATAGTGTAGAAAAAACGATGAAagaatttaacttttttaaaaaagattgtATTTAAGctaaatcttttatttaaatccatgtaaagtttgttttttccatatgattatttttttttctttctggctTCGTGTGTCTGTGTAGAAGAAGAATTACTGATGATTGTATACACGAATAAAGGATTTTAGAGATGTGATCTGACACTGGAACGAGCGCGTCGTGTTGTCTCGACCTTGAGTCACACAAACCTGAGATCAAGAGGCGAGGCACGCTGTGAGCGGCGCAGGGTTCCCGATTAAGTCAATAGGATGAGGGCAATTATGGCATTACTGCTTTCACATGGACATGGGATGACTCTTCACATGTCCAATACAagcacgagtgtgtgtgtgtgtgtgtgtgtgtgtgtgagggggttACGCACTGGATGCATTCACAAACAGATGTGTATTTGAAAGTGACTTTTCCAGGTGGaacttctctgtttttctgttgatcttgtccacaatgtgatatttttgtgCCTTAAATCAGCTCCAGGATGAGCTTTGACTCCATAGGA
It includes:
- the prph2a gene encoding peripherin-2a; translated protein: MALMLVKFDLKKRVKLAQTVWFMYWFAVMAGVLVFSMGLFFKIELRKRSELMDNNESHFLPNLLIIMGLIACGINALGGKICYDSLDPTKFVKWKPILKNFLVLCVVFNCLLIVTAVLCFLMRIPLQFTLAEGLRNGMKFYKDTDTPGRCYMKRTLDLMQMEFRCCGNDNFRDWFEIQWVSNRYLDFSAKEVKDRIGSNVDGQYLMDGVPFSCCNPSSPRPCIQGQMTNNTAHYSYDHYTEELNVWKRGCSEAMLSYYGGMMNTIGALVVLVTMLEFAVTIGLQYVNSSLSTLVNPEDPESESEGWILEKTVKETFTDIMDKMKAMGKGSKVEEGDEAAVATVS